CCCCAGGAACAGCTGGAACAGGGTCATGTCATGTTCCCGCGCCACTCGCCGCAGCCCTTGCTCCAGGTCCGCCGGCAGGCGCAGGCCCAGGCGTTCCTGGCGGTGGGAGACCAACGCCTGGCGTGGATGATCCAGAGGCAGCTCCAGAACCGGATGCTCCAGCCCCAGTTGCTGGCGCCAGTAATCCAGCTGGCGCTGTTGCTCGCCCTGCTCCAGCCAGCTGCGATGCCAGTTGGCGTAGTCGGCGTACTGCACGCTCAACGGCTCGAACTGCGGTGCCTGCCCCTGGATCAAGCCGCGGTACAGCGCGACGAATTCCCGGGCCAGCACACTCATGGAGGCGCCATCGGAAATGATGTGGTGCAAGGTCACCACCAGCAGGTAATCGCGCTCGGCGATCTGCAGCACCCGGGCCCGGCACAGGGGCCCGCGCTCCAGATCGAACAGTTGCTGGGTCTCCTCCAGGGCACGGGCCTGGACGGCTTCGCGGGGCAGGCCCGGCGTCAATCGCTCCCAGGCCACGCTGATCGCGCCCTGTGCATGCACCACCTGGCACAGGCGTTCCTGATGCTGGGTGAAGGTGGTGCGGAACGCTTCATGGCGCTGGGCCAGGGCATCGAAGGTCTGCTGCAAGGCAGCCTGGTCCAGTTCCCCCTGCAAACGGACCACGATCGGCGTGTGGTAGGCGGTGCTCTGCGGATGCATCTGCCAGAACAGCCATTGCCGCTGCTGGGCATGGGAGGCCGGCAAGGGCCCATCACGCTCCAGCACCTCGATCTGCGGCAGTGCCGCGGCGCCCGCGCAGGCCTGTACCTGTTCGACGAATTCGTCCAGGCGCGAGGTTTCGAACAGCACCCGCAGCGGCACGTCCGCCCCCAGCAGGCGACGCACCCGGGACATGATCTGGGTTGCCAGCAATGAATGGCCACCCAGGGCGAAAAAGTTGTCGCCCAGGCCCACCCGCTCGACCTTGAGCACCGCCTGCCAGATCGCCGCGATGCCCTGCTGCAGCTCGCTGACCGGGGCCACAAAGGCTTCAACCGGGGCCTGCTGCTGCAATGGCGGCAGGGCCCGCAGGTCGAGCTTGCCGTTGGGGGTCAAGGGCATGCCGGCCAACGCCAGGAAATGCATGGGCAGCATGTAGTCGGGCAAGGCCACCGCCAGTTGCCGGCGGATCTCCTGCCACGCCGCCTCCGGTTCCTGAGCCTTGGCCAGTACCACATAGGCCGCCACTTGCGACTCGCCCGCCACACTGACCACCTGTGCCACGGCGTCTTCGACCTGGGGCAACTGCTTGAGGGCCGCGGTGATTTCCCCCAGCTCGATGCGGTAACCGCGGATCTTCACCTGATGGTCGATGCGGCCCAGGTAGTCGATAACCCCGCCGTCCAGATAGCGCGCCAGGTCACCGGTGCGGTACAGGCGCTGCCCGTCGCCGCTGAAGGGGTCCGGCACAAAGCGCTCGGCGGTCAAGGCCGCGCGCTGGTGGTAACCCCGCGCCAGGCCGGCGCCACCCAGGTACAGCTCGGCCGGAGTGCCGGGCGCCACCGGTTGCAAGGATGCATCCAGCACCCGCGCACGGACGTTGGCCAGCGGCAGGCCCAGGGGCACCACCGCCCGCTCGTCCGCCAGCGTGGCGGCGGCCATGGTCAGGGCGCCGACCGTGGTTTCCGTGGGGCCGTAGTGGTTGAACACCGCGCACTCCGGTGCCAGGGTCGCGATCCTGCGGACCAGAGCCGCCGGGCAGGCCTCGCCGCCCAGCACCAGGCACTGGCGCGGCAGGGAACGGGCCGGTTCTTCGCCACTCATCAGCGCCTGCAAATGCGACGGGACGATCTTCAATACATCAATCTGGTGGGTGTGCAGGTAGGCGCCGAAGGCGTCGGCGTCCAACCCGGTATCCAGGTCGATCACGTGCAGGCAACTGCCGGAGCACAGGGCGCCGAACAGCGTGGTGTGGCCAAGATCCGCGGCGATGGTCGAGACCACGGCCATAGTGCGCGCAGCCCCCAGCGGCAGGCGCTGGATGATCGCCTGCACATAGTTGGCCAGGGCTCCGTGGGTGATGCTCACGCCTTTGGCGGCACCGGTGGAGCCGGAGGTGTAGATCGAATAGGCCAGGTTCCCGGCAGCCATCCCGGGCAAGGCTGCCAGCGGATCGCTGTCCGGCGCCCAGGCCTGTGCCTGATCCAGCAACAGCACCTCGACCCAGGCCGCCACCGGCAGCCGCGGCTGCACCGCCGTCTCGCTCAGCAGCAGGCGTACGCCGCTGTCTTCAAGCATGTAGCTCAAGCGCTGTTCGGGGTATTGCGGGTCCAGGGGCACATAGGCACCGCCGGCCTTGAGCACCGCCAACAGGCCCAGCACCATCTCCAGGGAACGCTCCACAGCGATACCCACCGGCACTTCCGGCCCCACGCCACGCGCCACCAGCGCTGCGGCCAGACGGCTGGCACGCAGGTCCAGCTCGCGGTAGCTCAGGCACTGCCCGGCGAATACCAGGGCCGGTGCTTCGGGCTGCGCGGCGACCTGGCGGGCAAAGAGTTCGAGCACCGATTCGGCGCTGAACACCTCTTCTGCGCCAGCCCCCTGGGCCAGGAAGCCCCGGTGCTGCTGGGCACTGAGCAGCGGCAGTTCGGCAAGCGCCGACTGCGGCTCGCGCACCATCGCCCACAACAGGTTCTGCCAGTGGCCGGCCATGCGCTCGATGGTCTGCGCTTCGAACAACTGGCAGTCGTAGGTGAAGGCGGCCTGCAACTGGCCACCGCGTTCGAAAGTGTCCAGGGTCAAGTCGAACTGCACCGTGCGCTCGTTGCGCGGCAAGGCCTGCACTTGCAGCCCGGAGCGGCTGTGCAAGGTGGTCAGTTCGGTGACCTGGGGCTGGTGGTTGTACAGCACCTGGAACAGCGGGCTGTGGCTCAGGCTGCGCTCCAGGTGCAGGGCTTCCACCAGGCGCTCGAAGGGCAGGTCCTGATGGGCCTGGGCGCCCAGGGTAGTCTCGCGGATATCGGCCAGCAGTTGCTGCACTGTCAATTGCGGGCTCAGTTCGGTACGCAGTACCTGGGTGTTGACGAAGAAACCGATCAGCCCCTCGGCTTCCTGGCGCGTGCGGTTGGCGATGGGCACGCCGACCCGGATGTCCTGCTGGCCGCTGTAGCGCGATAGCAGCAGCTTGAAGCCGGCCAACAGCACGGCAAACAGGGTCACCCCCTGCTGGCGCGCCAGGGCGCCCAGTTGCTGGGCCAGGGGTTGTTCCAGGGCAAAATCCAGGCGGCGCCCCTGGCGGCTGGAATGGGCCGGCCGCGGATGGTCGGTGGGCAGTTTCAGCGGCGGATGCTCGTCACCCAGCTTGGCCTGCCAGTAGTCCAGTTGCCGCTCCTGCTCCCCTGCCTCCAGCCAGCTGCGCTGCCACAGGGCGTAGTCGCGGTACTGGATCGGCAGCGCCGGGACGTTCGGCACCTCACCCTGGAGCAGGCTGTCGTAGGCGTGCAGGAATTCTTCGATCAAGACCCCCATCGACCAGCCATCCGCGACGATATGGTGCAGGGTCAGCAGCATCACGTGCTCCTGCTCGCCCAGGCCCAGTACGCAGACCCGCAGCAAAGGCCCCTGTTGCAGATCGAAGGGCCGGCGCGCTTCGGCGTCGGCCAGCTGTTGCACCCTGGTTTCGCGCTGCGCCGGGTCGAGGTCGCAGAGCTCCCGATAATCGATGTCGACCCGCGCCTCCTGGATCACCTGCCGAGGCTCATCGTCCTCCAGGGCAAAGACCGTGCGCAGGCTCTCATGCCGCTCCAGCAGCCAGTCGAAGGCCTGCGCCAGCACTGCCCGGTCCAGCGGCCCGCTCAGGCGGACCGCGTTGGGCAGGTTGTAGGCCGCGCTCTGCGGATCCAGTTGCCAGAGAAACCACATGCGCTGCTGCGCATAGGACAGGGCCTGGCGATCAGGCACCGCAACCCCGGCCGGAATCGGCAGCAGAGAGAAGTCGACGCCTTCCTTGTCCAGAGCCTTCAAGAACAGCCGGCGCTTTTCCAGCGGCAGTTCAATGAATCTGCGGGCGAGCTTCAAGGAGTCTTCTGCATTCATCGGGAGTCATCCGTACTTACTTGTTGGGTATCGAGCATTGGCTCGGTCATCCCTACGGAACGGATGAAGGCCGGGGAAAATTAACCCCGCACAGCGCCAGAACAACCCGCTTGCGGGCCCCTCAGGGTGATTGGGCAGGCGCCGCCGGCAGTAAATCACCCCGCTCATCCTTCGTTCCTTCCTTATCCTCCCCTTGCAGCAGGTACCCGCCCATGTCTTCCGCTCAATCGCTGACCGGCCTCCTCACCCAAGGCTTGCGCAAACTGACCGGCATCGACCGGTCCAGGCCAAAGGGCTACCGGGTAATCAACGTCGAGCTCAAGCAGCGCATCCACCTCAGCCCGTCCATGGCCCGCCTGGTGTTCACCGGCGAGGACATCGCCCAGGCGCGCACCCTGGCACCGGACCAGCGCATCAAGCTGCTGTTTCCCGGGGCCGATGGCACGCCCTCGCAACTGCCGGTGGAAGGCGACTGGCAGGCAGCCCGGCGCAAGCTGCCGGCCGAGCAGCAACCGCCAATGCGCACCTACACCATTCGCGCCCTGCGCCTGCAGCCTGCGCAAATGGATGTGGATTTCGTCCTGCACGGGGTCAACGGCCCGGCCTCCGCCTGGGCCACCCATGCCCGGCCCGGCGACCGCCTGCAGATGGTGGTGCCGAACAAGGCCTACAGCGGCGACCCCGGTGGTTATGAATGGCTGCCGCCGGCAGGGATCCGCAAGGTGCTGTTGATGGGCGATGAAACCGCGCTGCCGGCGATTGCCGGCATTCTGGAAGAACTGCAGGGTTATCCGGACCATCCGGATGTGCAGGCGTTTATCGAAGTGCCCTATGAAAGCGATTGCATCGACCTGCGCTGCCACCCGCTGGCGCGGATCAACTGGTTGCCCCGGGACCTGCTGGGCGCACGCCATGGCGAAACCCTGATCCATGCCGCCCGGGAGCTGGCCGAACTGCCGCCGGCCAACAGCCAGCGCCGGCCGATCAAGGTTTCCGAACGCAACGACGAACAGCGCCTCTGGGAAACCGCCCAACCGGCGGACAACGATTTCTACGCCTGGGTGGCCGGCGAGTCGGCCACGGTGATGAACATTCGCCGCCACCTGATCAACGAGCGCGGCCAGGAGCGTCGCAACCTGACCCTGATGGGCTACTGGCGCCTGGGCAGCTCCCTGGGTTGAGCCCCACCAACCGCCCCACCCTCTTCCCTGTAGCCGCTGCCGAGCCCGCGAAGCTGCACAAAGGCCCGCCGGGCCTTGCTTGGCGATCGCCAGCCGAACCCCTGGCGAGCTCGGGATTTTTGCGCCCCTGCGCGCCGTGCGCAGCCTGCGCCAGTGGCTACAGCAAGCAAGTGTGTAGCCGCTAGGAAACCGCGGCTACCGGTTGCAGGTGGCGGCGGCGATGCACCTCCAGATGGCCCTTGAGCAGGCTCAGCACCTTGGCCTCGTGCTCGTGGATGAAGAAGTGCCCGCCCGCCAGCATGTCCACCGAAAAACTGCCGTGGGTTTCCTTGCTCCAGCCGATCAGTTGCTCGGTGGTGGCGCGATCCGTCTTGCCGCCCAGCACATGCACCGGGCAATTGAGCAGTGGCCGTTGCACCGGGCGAAAGCGCCCGCACAAGAGAAAGTCGGCCCGCAGGATCGGCAAGGTCAGGCTCATCAGTTCCTGGTTGGCCAGCACTTCTTCACTGGTGCCGTTGAGGGTGCGCAACTGTTCGATCAGTTGCTCATCGGTCTTGGGCTCGGCAAACCCCCGGTCGTATTCGGTGCGCAGGGTCGGCGCAGCAGTGCCCGAGGCAAACAGCGCCACCGGCTCCGGGCACCCCAGGGCGCGCAGGGCATGGGCCAGTTCGCAGGCCAGCAAGGCGCCCAGGCTGTGGCCGAACAGGGCGTAAGGGGTGCGCAGCGTGCCCCGGATTTCCAGGGCAAGCTGCCGCGCCAGCTCGCGCATGTCGGTGTGCAGCGGCTCGGCATAACGGGCGCCACGCCCGGGCAGCTCCAGCGGTTGCAGGTGCAGCCACTGCGGCAGCTTGCGGCGCCAGCGGCTGTAGACCATGGCGCTGGCGCCGGAATACGGCAGGCACAGCAGGTTCAACTGAGTCACGGTTATTCCCTCGACGGATGGACGCTAAAGAAACGCAGCACGAGGGGAACAAATTAGTCCACCGATCACCTCAGCGCATGCGCCGATAGCTCTGCAACGCCGCCCCCAGTACCACCGCGCCGCCCGCCAGGGCCAGCCAGAAGCCGCTGCGGGCGCCGAACTGGTCCACCAGTGCTCCGGACCCCGCGGCCCCCAGGGCCACGCCGATGCTCAGGCCGGTGACCAGCCAGGTCAGGCCCTCGGTGAGCTTGGCCGGCGGCACGCTGCGTTCCACCAGGGCCATCGCGACGATCAGGGTCGGCGAGAAAAACAGCCCGGCAACGAACACCGCCAGGGACAGGCCGAGGATGTTGCTCGCCAGCAGCAGCGGCAAGGTGGTCAGCGCCGTGGCGATGCCGCCGTACATGAACAGCCGGGGCAAGGGCGTGGCCAGTTTCAGGGCGCCAAAGGCGATGCCCGCCAGGCATGAGCCGATCGCGTACACCGAGAGCACGATGCTCGCCGCCGCCGGCTGCCCCTGTTGCTGGGCGAAGGCCACGCTGACCACGTCCACCACCCCGACGATGGTGCCCATGGCGGTCATCAGCAACAGCAGCAGGCGGATTTCCACCGAGCGAATGATCGAGCCAGCGTGCCCTTCCTCATGGGGATGGACCGGCGGCTCGGTGCTCTTCTGCATGACGAACACACTGACCCCCAGCACCAGCATCAGCAGCGCCGCCAGGGGCCCGGCTTCGGGAAACAGGCCGACGCTGAGGCCCACCGACAAGGGCGGGCCGACAATGAAGCAGACCTCATCGAGCACCGACTCCAGGGCATAGGCGGTCTGCAGCTGCGGCTGGCCGCGGTACAGCTCGGTCCAGCGGGCACGGACCATGGCCGACATGCTGGGCATGCAGCCGGCCAGGGCGGCGCAGAGGAACAGGGTCCAGTGCGGGGCCTGCAAGCGGGTGCACAGCAGCAGGGCCAGCAGCGCCCCACCCCCCAGGCCGGCGGCCAGGGGCAATATCCGGCTCTGGCCGTAACGGTCCACCAGGCGCGATACCTGGGGCGCGCAGAACGCCGTGGCCAGGGCGAACGTCGCCGCCACCGAGCCGGCCAGGGCGTACCCGCCGTGCAGTTGAGCCAGCATGGTGATCAGGCCGATGCCGGTCATGGAGATCGGCATGCGCGCGATCATCCCGGCCAGCACAAAGGCCCGGCTGCCGGGGGCCTTGAACAGTTCGCGGTAGGGGTTTGCCATTTATAACGACTCCTTGGGGGGCTGCAACTTGCCACAAAGGGCAGGCACAGTAGAAACACATACGCCTCGTATGTTAAAAATCATGTAAACATACGCCTCGTATGTCAACCCGCCATTTGTTGGAGAACTGTGTCCATGAGCAGCCGCCCACGCGCCGCGATGATCGAGCAAACCCGCGCCAGGCTGATTGCCAGCGCGCGCCAGGCCTTTGCCCGCCTGGGCTACGCCAAGACCTCGATGGACGACCTGACCGCCGAAGCCGGGCTGACCCGGGGCGCGCTGTATCACCACTTCGGTGACAAGCAGGGGTTGCTGGCGGCGGTGGTGGAGCAGATCGACAGTGAAATGGATGAGCGCCTGGAGGCCATTTCCGCAGCGGCCAGTGATCCCTGGCAAGGCTTTGCCCAGCGCTGCCGGGCCTACCTGGAAATGGCCCAGGAAGCCGAAATCCGCCGCATCGTCCTGCAGGATGCCCGGGCCGTACTGGGGCAACGGCAGCCAGCCGAGGAACACTGCATCGACTCCCTCAGCCGCCGCCTGCAAGCGCTGGTCGAAGCCGGGCTGATCACGCCCGCGCCGAGCCAGGCCCTGGCGCGCCTGATCAACGGCAGCCTGGTGGACGCGGCGCTGTGGATCGCCGCCGCCGAGCAGCCCGGGCAACGCCTGCAACAAGCCCTGCAAGCGCTTGAGCTGCTACTGCGCGGGCTGCAACCACCGCGCTGAACTGAACTCCTGAACCGCGTCCGGGGTCAGCACAACAGGGGCCACTGATGCGTTGCGTGTCGCATGGGCGCATCAGCCCCGGCCTTCGACAGCGGCGACAGGAGTGCAGTGCATGCAGATATCCCTCGACCAGCAGGTAGCCCTGGTCACTGGCGCCAGCTCCGGCATTGGCGCCGCCACCGCAATCGCCCTGGCGGCGGCCGGTGCCAGCGTGGTGCTCAACTACAACTCCCAGGCCGCGCCGGCCGAGCAGTTGGCCGCGCGGATCAATGCCGAAGGCGGCCGGGCCATTGCCATTGGCGCCGATGTGGCCGATGAGGCCCAGGTCGAGGCGCTGTTCGCCCAGGCCATCGAGGCCTTTGGTTTTCTCGACATCCTGGTGGCCAATTCCGGCCTGCAAAAGGATGGGCCGGCCGCCAGCCTGAGCCTGGACGACTGGAACCGGGTGATCGGCGTCAATCTCACCGGGCAGTTCCTCTGTGCTCGCGCGGCGCTGAACATCTTCCAGCGCCAGGGGGTGCGCGCCGGGGTGTCCAAGGCGGCGGGCAAGATCATCCACATGAGTTCGGTGCACCAGTTGATTCCCTGGGCCGGGCACGTGAATTACGCGGCTTCCAAGGGCGGCGTGGACATGCTGATGCGCACCCTGGCCCAGGAAGTCAGCCAGCAGCGGATCCGCATCAACGGCATCGCCCCGGGGGCGATCCGCACCGCCATCAACCGCACCGCCACCGAGGGCGCGGCAGAGCAGGAACTGCTCAAGCTGATTCCCTACGGCCGGGTCGGCGACCCCGAGGATGTGGCCAATGCCGCGCTATGGCTGGCCTCGGACGCCTCCGACTATGTGGTCGGCAGCACCCTGTTCATCGACGGCGGCATGAGCCTCTATCCGGAGTTTCGCGGCAATGGCTGACCAGCATCCCACGGCACAACGCCCCATCGACGCCCACGGCATCATCGGCGACATGCGCAGCGCCGCCCTGGTCGACGACCAGGGCAGCATCGACTTCTTCTGCTGGCCGGAGTTCGACAGCCCGAGCATCTTCTGCTCGCTGCTGGACTCCCCCGCCGCCGGGATCTTCGAACTGGCACCGGTGCTGGCCGACGCCCGGCGCCAGCAGATCTACCTGCCCGACAGCAACGTCCTGCAGACCCGCTGGCTGGGAACCGAGGCGGTGGTGGAAGTCACCGACCTGCTGACCATCGACGACGACCCCGAGCAGCTGCCGCTGCTGATCCGCCGGGTACGGGTGGTCAGCGGCCAGGCCACCCTGCGCCTGCACTGCGCGCCGCGCCTGGACTATGGCCGGGCCGCCACCGGGGCACGACAGGAAGGCGACTCGGTGTGCTTCGAAGCCCCCGGGCAGCCCGGGCTGCGCCTGCTGGGCGACCAGCCGCTTTACCTTGAACGGGACTCGGCCCGGGCCGAGTTCGTGCTGCAACAGGGCCAGGGCGCCGAATTCATCCTCGGTGGCGTCGACGATCTGCGGGTGCGGCACGGCGATAGCGAGCTGCACCTTACGCGCACCCTGAAGTTCTGGCGCGACTGGATCGGCCAGTCCAACTACCGCGGCCGCTGGCGCGAGATGGTCAAC
The DNA window shown above is from Pseudomonas protegens CHA0 and carries:
- a CDS encoding siderophore-interacting protein, encoding MSSAQSLTGLLTQGLRKLTGIDRSRPKGYRVINVELKQRIHLSPSMARLVFTGEDIAQARTLAPDQRIKLLFPGADGTPSQLPVEGDWQAARRKLPAEQQPPMRTYTIRALRLQPAQMDVDFVLHGVNGPASAWATHARPGDRLQMVVPNKAYSGDPGGYEWLPPAGIRKVLLMGDETALPAIAGILEELQGYPDHPDVQAFIEVPYESDCIDLRCHPLARINWLPRDLLGARHGETLIHAARELAELPPANSQRRPIKVSERNDEQRLWETAQPADNDFYAWVAGESATVMNIRRHLINERGQERRNLTLMGYWRLGSSLG
- a CDS encoding thioesterase II family protein, with the translated sequence MTQLNLLCLPYSGASAMVYSRWRRKLPQWLHLQPLELPGRGARYAEPLHTDMRELARQLALEIRGTLRTPYALFGHSLGALLACELAHALRALGCPEPVALFASGTAAPTLRTEYDRGFAEPKTDEQLIEQLRTLNGTSEEVLANQELMSLTLPILRADFLLCGRFRPVQRPLLNCPVHVLGGKTDRATTEQLIGWSKETHGSFSVDMLAGGHFFIHEHEAKVLSLLKGHLEVHRRRHLQPVAAVS
- a CDS encoding MFS transporter, producing MANPYRELFKAPGSRAFVLAGMIARMPISMTGIGLITMLAQLHGGYALAGSVAATFALATAFCAPQVSRLVDRYGQSRILPLAAGLGGGALLALLLCTRLQAPHWTLFLCAALAGCMPSMSAMVRARWTELYRGQPQLQTAYALESVLDEVCFIVGPPLSVGLSVGLFPEAGPLAALLMLVLGVSVFVMQKSTEPPVHPHEEGHAGSIIRSVEIRLLLLLMTAMGTIVGVVDVVSVAFAQQQGQPAAASIVLSVYAIGSCLAGIAFGALKLATPLPRLFMYGGIATALTTLPLLLASNILGLSLAVFVAGLFFSPTLIVAMALVERSVPPAKLTEGLTWLVTGLSIGVALGAAGSGALVDQFGARSGFWLALAGGAVVLGAALQSYRRMR
- a CDS encoding TetR/AcrR family transcriptional regulator, which translates into the protein MSSRPRAAMIEQTRARLIASARQAFARLGYAKTSMDDLTAEAGLTRGALYHHFGDKQGLLAAVVEQIDSEMDERLEAISAAASDPWQGFAQRCRAYLEMAQEAEIRRIVLQDARAVLGQRQPAEEHCIDSLSRRLQALVEAGLITPAPSQALARLINGSLVDAALWIAAAEQPGQRLQQALQALELLLRGLQPPR
- a CDS encoding glucose 1-dehydrogenase, translating into MQISLDQQVALVTGASSGIGAATAIALAAAGASVVLNYNSQAAPAEQLAARINAEGGRAIAIGADVADEAQVEALFAQAIEAFGFLDILVANSGLQKDGPAASLSLDDWNRVIGVNLTGQFLCARAALNIFQRQGVRAGVSKAAGKIIHMSSVHQLIPWAGHVNYAASKGGVDMLMRTLAQEVSQQRIRINGIAPGAIRTAINRTATEGAAEQELLKLIPYGRVGDPEDVANAALWLASDASDYVVGSTLFIDGGMSLYPEFRGNG